Genomic segment of Nitrososphaerales archaeon:
ATGGATCGAAGCCATCCTCAACGATAGGTCATGAGCGTAGGTACAATTATGTACTCGAGCCGAGGACGAAGGAAGAGTTTATGGAGTTTATGGGTATTGTGTGATTACATGATCATTTTATGATATTGTAGAGTATGAAGTGTAAAAGCGTAAAAGCGTATAGCGGATCGGTATAATCCAAATTTATGTCTTTATCACTCACTGCTCTCTATATCCTAAGATACCCAACGGAATGACCTCAACCCCTTTCTTAACCAACTCTCGAATGAATACATTGATGCCTACAGAATCTGCAGCGATATGGCCCATGATTATTAGATTACCTACCAAACCTTCATCCTTTAACCTCTTCAGATCGTTATAATCGAAATGTACATATATAACGGTCTTAACTCCATAAGTGAAGTACGCTTTTGTGATGGAGTATCCACCATTAGTACCGGCAGCATGGACTAAAGCCATCTTCTCACATGGAGCCTCCATCGAGCCCAGTATCAACTCTGGCCTTGTAGCAGCGATTTTAAACTCATCGATATCGCTTATTATCCTTATGATATCTTTAACGACCTTCGGCTTACCATCGGTCAGACGGTTAAGAATGAGCCTCCTACCCAATTCATCAAGGGGTACATGTATATTTAGAAGTGGGATGTTCAGGTGCTGAGCGGCTGAGATTATGTACGAATAATTTGCGTAATGGCTCCTAAGCATGATTCTTGACTTTAGCTCTTCCGTGGCGCTCCGCGCTACATCCAACGGTACACCGTGTTGAACCATGAAGTCTACATGCCTATCTAGGACTTTATGAAAGTTTACAAGTGCATCGCCCAATGGATGGTGCCCGATGACGGCATCACACTTCAGCTGCTTCGCCAAGAGTAACTCGGAGGTACTCACATCGATGCTGAATAATACACGTTGGATCCCTTTCCCATCCACGTGTATACCACTATCGGAGGGGAGTGTTTTGAAACCAGAGAGCTTTAATGCCAGATCTATAATTTCGTGTGCATCCATACCCTCTATTTACCTAATTTAAGTATATATGTCTTCATAGCTAAGAAGATCATCGATACCAAGAGAAGAAGATTAAATAAAACTTATATTAGCATATATATTATATATATGCTCGAGGTCCTGGTAATGGTGTATGATGGAGGTACGTAGAGTTCAAAGGGTGGGCTCTTCTACACTTACCGTATCGATACCGAGAGATTGGGTCAAAGAAGTGGGATTAAAGCAAGGTGATATAATATCTATTAAACGTGAAAGTGACGGTACTCTAAGGCTCATACCCGGGATTATAAAGGAGCCCGTCGAAGTTGCAAAGTGTGTTGTAGATGCAGATAAATGTACTCGAGTTAGAGAGTTGACTCGTATACTCGTTGGGCTCTATATAATCGGTTACGATACCATACAGATCGTTTCCAAGAGGGATTTAAGTAGTGAACACCTTGAAGAAGTTAGGAATGTGACCCAAAGACTTACTGGATTGAGTGTAGTTGAACAGACTTTAAATCAGATTTTGATACAGAACTTTTTAGATCCGACCCGTTTCCCCGTGGAAGGATTGTTAAGAAGAATTTTTATCATAACTTCATCGATGCAGAAAGCCGCCATTCGGGCATTAAGAGAGAGAAAGGTCGAATTGGCGAAGGAGGTGATTCACATGGAGAATGAAATAGATAAAATATACTGGCTGGTGGTTAGACAGCTCCTCCTTGCTGCGAGGAATAAAGAAATAGGGAAGAAGATCGGTATCGAGGAGCCCCTACTGATCCTAGGGAATAGGGTGATTGCAAAGGTTTTAGAGAAGATCGGTGATTATTCAGAAGATCTAGCGAGAAATGTGCTGGAGGTTTTGAAAGGGCCCGCCATTGATAAAGATATCTTAGATATGATATACGAATTCGCTACCTATGTTCAAAGTGTTTATGATCGGGCGATGAACTCGCTACTGGCATCAGATATAAGGTTAGCAAATCAGGCTATCGATATGGTCGAAGAAGTTGTGATCAGAGAGGGGGAGTTGGTGAACCGAATATTGGTAAAGTACCAACTCACCCCTATCAGTAAGAGATCAAAACCTATAATGGATGAAAAGGATTTGATAGACCAGGTCAATGTTGCGATGAATCTAAGGGCGATCGTATGGAGCTTAGGACAGATCGCCCGGTACTGTAGTACGATGGCTGAGATCGCAATAAATAATGCTCTAGAGAGGTCTACCGACTTCTGTAGAATCGAAGGGCGGAAATAAAATCATCCCTTTGATAAAATTTACACTTTTATTACATTGAATGAAAATTGAATAATTTAAGGCCCGATCAAAGAGAAAGGCCTATCTTATATATGGGGTTTGGGCAGAGAAATTTAGAAGGTTCTATTCAAACTCTATCGTCGCTGGTGGCTTACTTGTGATATCATATAAGACTCTGGTGACCGATGGTATAGCTTCGGTGATTCGTCTACTGATTCTTTCTAGAATATCCCAAGAGATTCGAGAAGGCTCAGCGGTCATAGCATCGGTCGAATCGACGATTCTAACGACTATGATCTCACCGTACTTTCTCCCACCATCCTGGGATAAGCCTGTAGCTTTATCTTGCATCAGTACTGCGAACGCTTGAAAGCATGATATATGGCTGGTCTCTTCCTCGACGATCTTCGTCGCCCTCCTCACAATTTCTAATCTCTCAGCAGTCACCTCACCAATGACACGAACCGAAAGCCCTGGACCTGGGAATGGTCTGCGCTCCACGATCGCTCTTGGTAGTTTTAAAGCTTCAGCGACCATTCGTACCTGATGCTTATACAAGCTACTCAATGGTTCGATAACCTTATATCCATACTCTTTTATAGGATCGATCCCGATCTGGCTAAGAACGTTATGTTGAGTCTTTACACCCTTCACGGTCTCCACAACATCTGCAGCTATCGTACCTTGAAGTAAGAATTTAGCACCGACCTCTTTAAGAATATCTGCCAATACTTTGTAAAAGGTTGCACGGAAAGCCTTCCTTTTATCCTCCGGATTTACAATACCTTTCAATGCATTTAAGAATATTTCACGTACATCACGGAGTTGTACATTCAAACCCCTCTCTCTAAATATTCTCACAACACTCTCGGGTTCACCCTCTCTCATCAGACCATCATCCAAAAAGACGGCAATAAGGTTATTCCCCAAAGCTCTATGGCCGAGCTCGGCGGTTACGGAGCTATCTACACCACCAGATAACGCCACGACGGCCTTTTGATTACCAACTTCATGCCTTATCTTAAGTATTGCATCATCGATGAACTTCTGTGGATCGAAGTCTCTGCGCATAACTTTAAGTGTTTATAGATATTAAAAAACCTTTTTGCTAAATGTAGATGAAAGTGGGGTGGTGTTAGATTCAGTGTCAAGTGTGCAAGAAAAAATAATTTTTTTCTTAAAAAATTCGACACTGAATCCTGAAGTACTGAAGCATAGAAGTACTCGATGTGAAAGGGCCAAATATGACAAATTGATAACGATGCTCAAAGAAGTGAATAAAATTTTATCTACCGTCGACCCTGATCATCAGAATCTAAATACTTGAGCATCTCGTAATATTTGTGGACCGCCTCTACCTGCTCTACATTCTCTACCGATCCCGGTCGGACCCTTCTGATAAATTTTATCGCCTCATCAGGCTTCATCGAAGAAGTATTAACAAAGTAGGCTGCGAGTATCATCCCAGTCCTCCCTTGTCCAGCGGCGCAGTGGACCAGAACAGGGAGCCCATTAGAGATTTGAGATTTTATAAATTTTACTGCTCTATGGATCTCTTCGATCGATGTTGCACGCTTATTGGGTATTGGGATGTGAAGGTAATTAAAGTCGGAATTCTGAATCCATTTATCGG
This window contains:
- a CDS encoding phosphate uptake regulator PhoU encodes the protein MEVRRVQRVGSSTLTVSIPRDWVKEVGLKQGDIISIKRESDGTLRLIPGIIKEPVEVAKCVVDADKCTRVRELTRILVGLYIIGYDTIQIVSKRDLSSEHLEEVRNVTQRLTGLSVVEQTLNQILIQNFLDPTRFPVEGLLRRIFIITSSMQKAAIRALRERKVELAKEVIHMENEIDKIYWLVVRQLLLAARNKEIGKKIGIEEPLLILGNRVIAKVLEKIGDYSEDLARNVLEVLKGPAIDKDILDMIYEFATYVQSVYDRAMNSLLASDIRLANQAIDMVEEVVIREGELVNRILVKYQLTPISKRSKPIMDEKDLIDQVNVAMNLRAIVWSLGQIARYCSTMAEIAINNALERSTDFCRIEGRK
- the guaA gene encoding glutamine-hydrolyzing GMP synthase, giving the protein MRRDFDPQKFIDDAILKIRHEVGNQKAVVALSGGVDSSVTAELGHRALGNNLIAVFLDDGLMREGEPESVVRIFRERGLNVQLRDVREIFLNALKGIVNPEDKRKAFRATFYKVLADILKEVGAKFLLQGTIAADVVETVKGVKTQHNVLSQIGIDPIKEYGYKVIEPLSSLYKHQVRMVAEALKLPRAIVERRPFPGPGLSVRVIGEVTAERLEIVRRATKIVEEETSHISCFQAFAVLMQDKATGLSQDGGRKYGEIIVVRIVDSTDAMTAEPSRISWDILERISRRITEAIPSVTRVLYDITSKPPATIEFE
- a CDS encoding dual specificity protein phosphatase 23, producing the protein MGIIGSLYRRIWGMIFHKPTNFSWLIEGKLAGSGYPTSKRELDWLKGQGIRAILSLTERPLPDKWIQNSDFNYLHIPIPNKRATSIEEIHRAVKFIKSQISNGLPVLVHCAAGQGRTGMILAAYFVNTSSMKPDEAIKFIRRVRPGSVENVEQVEAVHKYYEMLKYLDSDDQGRR